The Solibacillus sp. FSL R7-0682 genome includes a window with the following:
- a CDS encoding divergent PAP2 family protein, which produces MGVNIELLQNTPLWLGVFAIIFAQILKVPINFIVTRKIDWALLTSTGGMPSSHSAAVTSVAVGVGFETGFDSPIFAVAAMLAGIVMYDASHVRFQAGRHAAILNEMRHDLQVFFKEIKRWPEMNEEEKIEDLKTLLGHKKSEVFIGGMAGVILAVIVYSVQSL; this is translated from the coding sequence GTGGGTGTTAATATCGAACTATTACAAAATACGCCACTTTGGCTTGGAGTATTTGCCATCATTTTTGCTCAAATATTAAAAGTTCCAATCAACTTTATCGTAACTCGTAAAATTGACTGGGCATTACTTACATCAACTGGTGGAATGCCTAGCTCTCACTCTGCTGCCGTAACAAGTGTAGCAGTTGGTGTTGGATTCGAAACAGGCTTTGATTCCCCTATTTTTGCTGTTGCTGCAATGCTTGCTGGAATTGTAATGTATGATGCTAGCCATGTTCGTTTTCAAGCCGGACGTCACGCCGCCATCTTAAACGAAATGCGCCACGACCTACAAGTTTTTTTTAAAGAAATTAAACGCTGGCCGGAAATGAATGAAGAGGAAAAAATAGAGGACTTAAAAACTTTACTCGGTCATAAAAAGAGCGAGGTATTCATCGGCGGAATGGCAGGAGTAATCCTTGCTGTAATTGTCTATAGTGTCCAAAGTTTATAA